The following are encoded in a window of Pseudomonas sp. St316 genomic DNA:
- the def gene encoding peptide deformylase, translating into MIREILKMGDERLLRIAPPVPVDMFDSPALWQLIDDMFQTMESVGGVGLAAPQIGVDLQLVIFGFEHSERYPDAEAVPQTILINPLITPLGPQMEEGFEGCLSVPGLRGAVERYQHIRYEGFDPKGEPIVRYASGFHARVVQHECDHLIGRLYPSRISDFSKFGFTEVMFPDLDPTADD; encoded by the coding sequence ATGATCCGTGAAATCCTCAAAATGGGCGATGAACGCCTGCTGCGCATCGCCCCACCGGTGCCTGTCGACATGTTCGACAGCCCAGCGTTGTGGCAGTTGATCGACGACATGTTCCAGACCATGGAAAGCGTCGGCGGTGTCGGCCTGGCGGCGCCACAGATCGGCGTGGACCTGCAACTGGTGATCTTCGGCTTCGAGCACAGTGAACGTTATCCCGACGCCGAGGCGGTGCCCCAGACCATCTTGATCAACCCGCTGATCACTCCACTGGGCCCGCAGATGGAAGAGGGCTTCGAAGGTTGCCTGTCGGTGCCGGGCCTGCGCGGTGCGGTCGAGCGCTACCAGCACATCCGCTACGAAGGCTTCGATCCCAAGGGCGAGCCGATCGTGCGTTACGCGTCGGGCTTTCATGCGCGGGTGGTGCAGCATGAATGCGATCACCTGATCGGGCGCTTGTACCCTTCGCGCATCAGTGATTTCAGCAAATTCGGGTTTACCGAGGTGATGTTTCCCGACCTGGACCCCACGGCTGACGATTGA